From Methylomonas sp. EFPC3, a single genomic window includes:
- a CDS encoding DUF2802 domain-containing protein, whose amino-acid sequence MTDYLVWGLAASVLVTLAVLLRLIGNQKRLEQELKLLQERLQRSNEDLAGLCSAAVAVDRRLAANDNRLDTIADRVNRPAPAAPYQHHSVQDEPASAQGYEDVIQKIRRGAEIDELVRDCGLTRDEALLLMRLHGGSKR is encoded by the coding sequence ATGACCGATTACTTAGTTTGGGGTTTGGCGGCAAGCGTGTTGGTTACCTTGGCCGTGTTACTGCGCCTGATCGGTAACCAAAAACGGCTGGAGCAGGAGCTCAAGCTTTTGCAAGAGCGTTTGCAGCGCAGCAACGAGGATCTGGCGGGTTTGTGTTCGGCTGCCGTCGCGGTAGACCGTAGGTTGGCGGCCAACGACAATCGGCTTGACACGATTGCGGATCGAGTGAACAGACCGGCTCCTGCTGCGCCATATCAGCACCATTCCGTCCAGGATGAGCCTGCTTCAGCTCAAGGGTACGAAGATGTCATCCAAAAAATTCGCCGTGGGGCCGAGATAGACGAATTAGTCAGAGACTGCGGTCTGACCCGAGATGAGGCTTTGTTGTTGATGCGCCTGCACGGTGGCAGTAAGCGTTAA
- a CDS encoding chemotaxis protein CheW: MSEDRKQGDPVMQWVTFCLGDEKYGINVMQVQEVLRITEIAPVPGAPSYVLGIINLRGNVVTVIDTRNRFGLPSKETDDASRVVIIETDRHIIGILVDSVAEVVEMRASEIETAPNVGNEESSKYIQGVTSRDNQLLILVDLNKFLSDDEKAELDMF; the protein is encoded by the coding sequence ATGAGTGAAGATAGAAAACAAGGCGATCCAGTGATGCAATGGGTGACTTTTTGTCTGGGCGATGAAAAGTACGGTATCAATGTGATGCAGGTTCAGGAGGTATTGCGGATTACCGAGATTGCGCCGGTACCGGGTGCTCCTTCCTACGTTCTGGGAATTATCAATTTGCGCGGCAACGTGGTTACCGTGATCGACACCCGCAACCGGTTCGGTTTGCCGTCGAAAGAGACTGACGATGCCTCCCGGGTGGTGATTATCGAAACCGATCGGCATATTATCGGTATCTTGGTGGACAGCGTGGCCGAAGTGGTAGAGATGCGCGCATCGGAAATCGAAACCGCCCCTAACGTCGGTAACGAAGAAAGCTCGAAGTATATTCAAGGCGTGACTAGTCGCGATAACCAACTGTTGATATTGGTGGATTTGAACAAATTCCTCAGCGACGACGAGAAGGCTGAGTTGGATATGTTTTAG
- a CDS encoding chemotaxis protein CheW produces MKQKSPPSIVKQQLALDVYLQTLLDDVPDADANFELEALAKPTEKPVIVATPSSKPLAGVTLPQPVVRPLEKVVPTRKVRPGTTLVATENPAKLQALSVMPDWSQYEFQALFFKVDQLILATPLVELARTIKIDRRPSQIPGQPSWFLGLVDEHDSRIGVLDTSQLIFGKSRARMRNFEDSPASRILITQDKRWGLICDEILSIGRVKPDGVRWRTARQKKPWLIGTVIDELTAIVDVKQLVPHRK; encoded by the coding sequence ATGAAGCAAAAATCTCCTCCCAGTATCGTCAAACAGCAACTTGCGCTTGACGTATATCTGCAGACCCTACTCGACGACGTACCCGATGCGGACGCAAATTTTGAGCTTGAGGCGCTAGCTAAGCCCACAGAAAAACCGGTAATCGTCGCAACGCCGTCTTCCAAACCACTTGCCGGGGTGACGTTGCCGCAGCCGGTGGTGCGGCCATTGGAAAAAGTGGTTCCGACGCGAAAGGTTCGACCTGGCACCACGCTTGTCGCCACTGAAAATCCGGCTAAACTTCAAGCGTTGTCGGTAATGCCGGATTGGTCGCAGTACGAGTTTCAAGCGTTGTTTTTCAAAGTCGACCAGCTGATATTGGCTACTCCACTGGTTGAATTGGCTCGAACGATCAAAATCGATCGCAGGCCCAGCCAAATTCCCGGCCAGCCTTCCTGGTTCCTGGGGTTGGTCGACGAACACGACAGCCGGATCGGCGTGTTGGATACCAGCCAGTTAATCTTCGGTAAAAGCCGCGCCAGGATGCGAAATTTCGAAGATTCTCCCGCTAGCCGCATCTTGATTACGCAGGACAAGAGATGGGGTTTGATCTGCGACGAAATATTGTCTATCGGTAGAGTCAAGCCGGACGGTGTTCGTTGGCGCACTGCCAGGCAAAAAAAGCCGTGGTTAATCGGTACGGTAATAGACGAACTGACAGCAATTGTCGATGTTAAACAATTGGTGCCACATCGAAAATAA
- a CDS encoding ParA family protein, protein MKIWSVSNQKGGVGKTTTVVTLGGLLSSWGFRTLLVDLDPHGSLSSYFGINPEEVELGVYNLFLDASEKKKNVDPQVYVAKTRFDGIDVLPAATAIATLDRQVAAIGGMGLVVSTALHKMDDRYDYVIIDSPPMLGVLMINALAACDHLVIPVLAEFLALKGLDRMVHTIKMVFHSRKTPPKFTIVPTMFDKRTKAARDSLAALYQQYPENAWRSVIPVDTKVRDASQAGAPLPLLDKNARAAEAYTELLELLLLEKSGDKTLAPRS, encoded by the coding sequence ATGAAGATCTGGTCTGTTTCCAATCAAAAAGGCGGCGTCGGCAAAACGACTACCGTGGTGACGCTGGGAGGCTTGCTATCCTCCTGGGGGTTCCGGACTTTACTGGTGGATTTAGACCCGCACGGCTCCTTGAGCAGTTATTTTGGGATCAACCCCGAAGAAGTTGAGTTGGGCGTTTACAATCTGTTTCTCGATGCCAGCGAAAAGAAGAAGAATGTCGATCCCCAGGTATATGTCGCCAAGACCCGCTTCGACGGTATCGACGTGTTGCCGGCTGCTACTGCGATCGCGACATTGGATCGGCAGGTAGCGGCGATCGGCGGAATGGGCTTGGTCGTTTCGACCGCACTACACAAAATGGACGACCGCTACGATTACGTGATTATCGACAGCCCGCCGATGTTGGGTGTGCTGATGATCAACGCCTTGGCGGCTTGCGACCATTTGGTGATTCCGGTTTTGGCCGAATTTTTGGCGCTTAAAGGTTTGGATCGGATGGTGCATACCATCAAAATGGTGTTTCACTCGCGTAAAACTCCGCCCAAGTTCACCATCGTGCCGACCATGTTCGATAAGCGGACCAAGGCCGCCCGCGATAGCTTGGCTGCGTTGTACCAGCAATATCCGGAAAATGCTTGGCGGTCGGTGATCCCAGTGGACACCAAGGTCAGGGATGCCAGCCAAGCGGGGGCGCCGCTGCCGCTGTTGGATAAAAATGCGCGGGCAGCCGAAGCCTATACCGAATTGTTGGAATTGTTATTGCTTGAGAAAAGTGGAGACAAAACCTTGGCGCCGCGTTCATGA
- the motD gene encoding flagellar motor protein MotD, with the protein MSRRKRVKSSLPTDNHDRWMVSYADFVTLLFAFFVVMYSISSVNKGKYETFSESLDQALFHNDKVEKEAEPIQIGTIPTAIQPIELPNLATAEERELSEEILQEKQRLSEVSEQFQGALQPYVESKLVGIKKHDFWVELEMNSELLFASGKAELSSKALPVLAKVAEVVRDVPNVINVEGYTDNVPISSGIYPSNWDLSSARATSVVKELVKNNIPATRLSAVGYGEFHPIADNKDEDGRFKNRRVVLVLMSQAFARYGMSDDERARALNLAPQSDSSSPTPEPITESAPAAPVPQL; encoded by the coding sequence ATGAGCCGGCGCAAACGCGTTAAATCTTCGTTACCGACCGACAACCATGACCGCTGGATGGTGTCGTACGCCGATTTTGTCACCTTGTTGTTTGCGTTTTTCGTCGTGATGTATTCGATTTCGTCGGTCAACAAAGGCAAATACGAGACATTTTCCGAATCGTTGGATCAGGCATTATTTCACAACGATAAAGTGGAGAAGGAAGCGGAGCCGATCCAAATCGGCACCATTCCCACCGCGATCCAGCCGATCGAGCTGCCAAATCTGGCTACCGCAGAAGAGCGCGAACTCAGCGAAGAAATATTGCAGGAAAAGCAGCGGTTGAGCGAGGTTTCCGAACAATTTCAGGGGGCTTTGCAGCCTTACGTCGAGAGCAAACTGGTTGGTATTAAAAAGCACGATTTTTGGGTCGAGCTGGAGATGAATAGCGAATTGCTCTTCGCCAGCGGTAAGGCTGAATTATCGAGTAAAGCCCTTCCGGTGCTGGCCAAGGTGGCGGAAGTGGTCCGCGACGTGCCAAATGTCATAAACGTTGAGGGGTACACCGACAATGTGCCGATTTCCAGCGGAATATATCCGTCTAATTGGGACCTGTCCTCGGCGCGCGCCACCAGTGTCGTTAAGGAGTTGGTGAAAAATAATATCCCGGCCACGCGTTTATCGGCGGTCGGCTATGGAGAATTCCATCCTATTGCCGATAACAAAGATGAAGACGGGCGGTTTAAGAATCGTCGGGTGGTGTTGGTTTTGATGTCGCAAGCCTTTGCCCGTTATGGCATGTCGGACGACGAGCGAGCCAGAGCATTGAATTTGGCGCCGCAGTCGGACTCGTCATCGCCAACGCCCGAGCCCATTACCGAAAGCGCACCGGCGGCACCGGTACCACAATTATGA
- a CDS encoding flagellar motor protein: MDILSVLGVLIGFAAIIGGNLMGGGEIGALVNFHAFVIVVGGTLGATLLQFPPKVFLRSMRILAWIFMPQNLQLKKQIDKIVRWSTLARKEGLLGLEAVIDSEKDTFAKKGLQLLVDGNEPEVIRDCLEVELTTKEHLDNQAARVFEAMGGYAPTIGIIGAVIGLIHVMQNLAKPELLGSGIATAFVATIYGVGLANLLFIPISNKLKSLIFEVSQAREMVIEGISSIAEGENPRNIELKLSGFLIEK, encoded by the coding sequence ATGGATATTCTTAGCGTTCTGGGGGTTTTGATCGGGTTTGCCGCGATAATCGGCGGCAATCTGATGGGCGGCGGCGAGATCGGTGCCCTGGTCAATTTTCACGCTTTCGTCATCGTGGTGGGCGGGACTTTGGGGGCGACCTTGCTGCAATTTCCGCCCAAGGTGTTTCTGCGCAGCATGCGCATTTTGGCTTGGATTTTTATGCCGCAAAATCTGCAGTTGAAAAAACAGATCGATAAGATCGTGCGTTGGAGCACGCTGGCCAGAAAAGAGGGCTTGCTCGGTTTGGAAGCCGTCATCGATAGCGAAAAAGACACCTTCGCCAAAAAAGGCCTGCAACTTTTGGTAGACGGCAACGAGCCGGAGGTGATTCGCGATTGTTTGGAAGTGGAGTTGACGACCAAGGAGCACTTGGATAACCAGGCCGCACGCGTATTCGAGGCCATGGGCGGCTACGCGCCGACTATCGGCATTATCGGCGCGGTAATCGGCTTGATACACGTGATGCAGAATTTGGCCAAACCCGAGTTATTGGGCAGCGGCATCGCCACCGCATTTGTGGCGACGATATACGGCGTCGGCCTAGCCAATTTGCTGTTCATTCCGATCTCCAATAAGCTGAAAAGTCTGATTTTCGAGGTCTCCCAAGCGCGAGAGATGGTGATCGAGGGGATTTCTTCGATCGCCGAAGGCGAAAATCCGCGCAATATCGAGTTGAAATTGTCCGGGTTTTTGATCGAGAAGTAA
- a CDS encoding chemotaxis response regulator protein-glutamate methylesterase: MAIRVLVVDDSHFICHRITEILEEDQEFKVVGVANDGRQAVDMAAALQPDVITMDVDMPVMDGISAVKRIMSTRPVPILMFSAMTQVGAKATLDALSAGAIDFLPKQLEDIDANRETARYLLRYRVRMVAGQGVKLNSAKTIGETGISRDSGFLTGTRTPVAGKDFGLAAKPTPAGHGKVDLLAVAASTGGPVAMQYVLSRIPADCSLPILLVQHMPPNFTKSFAERLNSLCNIEVREAQDGDMLQPGLALLSPGAAQMQLKQTPGSRQITLRPKQSGEIYSPSVDITFSSLADNFNGRVLAVVLTGMGADGKLGAMKLRQHGAQIWAQDEASSTIYGMPKAIAEAGLADHVYSLDEIANQFNKLH; this comes from the coding sequence ATGGCCATTCGGGTATTGGTAGTCGATGATTCCCATTTCATCTGCCACAGAATCACCGAAATTCTGGAAGAAGACCAAGAATTCAAAGTAGTGGGCGTGGCCAACGACGGGCGGCAAGCGGTCGATATGGCGGCAGCGCTACAGCCGGATGTTATTACCATGGATGTGGATATGCCGGTGATGGACGGAATTTCCGCCGTCAAGCGCATCATGAGTACTCGGCCGGTGCCGATTCTGATGTTTTCGGCTATGACCCAGGTTGGTGCCAAGGCGACGCTGGATGCGCTTAGCGCCGGCGCCATTGATTTTCTACCCAAGCAATTGGAGGACATCGATGCCAACCGGGAAACCGCCCGCTACCTGTTGCGGTACCGGGTCCGAATGGTCGCGGGACAGGGAGTGAAACTGAATTCTGCTAAAACGATCGGTGAGACCGGCATCAGCAGAGACAGCGGTTTCCTGACCGGGACCCGCACTCCGGTTGCCGGCAAAGATTTTGGGTTGGCGGCCAAACCGACGCCAGCCGGACACGGCAAAGTCGATCTGTTGGCCGTCGCCGCTTCGACCGGAGGGCCGGTGGCTATGCAATATGTGTTGAGTCGGATTCCGGCTGACTGCTCGTTGCCGATCCTGCTGGTGCAGCACATGCCGCCCAACTTCACTAAGAGCTTTGCCGAGCGGCTGAACTCGCTATGCAACATCGAAGTCAGAGAGGCTCAGGACGGCGATATGCTACAACCCGGACTGGCGCTGTTAAGTCCCGGCGCCGCACAAATGCAACTCAAACAAACGCCGGGCTCCCGCCAAATAACCTTGCGGCCCAAACAATCCGGCGAAATCTACAGCCCCAGTGTCGATATCACATTTAGCTCGTTGGCCGATAACTTCAATGGCCGGGTGTTAGCTGTGGTGCTGACCGGCATGGGGGCTGACGGCAAACTCGGCGCGATGAAATTGCGCCAGCACGGTGCGCAGATTTGGGCGCAGGACGAAGCCAGCAGCACGATTTACGGCATGCCGAAAGCGATTGCCGAAGCCGGGCTGGCCGATCATGTTTATTCGCTGGACGAGATTGCGAACCAATTTAACAAATTGCACTGA
- a CDS encoding chemotaxis protein CheA: MAIDLDDEILQDFLVEAGEILDLLGEQLVELEQSPDDLDLLNAIFRGFHTIKGGAGFLAISELVDVCHNAEDVFNVLRQGDRQVTPDLMDVILQVVDIVNEMFGQVRSGNAPRPADKGLLTRLKAYAEPAGPGEMAAAEAVAVETPVEPVPPIVAQSSAMQDFDAMLDPEELLAGDESAADSDEITEQEFENLLDALHGKGGSPTAKTQPVAVSAPAAADDEITEQEFENLLDELHGKGKFSGGVETATEPQPSTPAADSGDITEHEFDQILDQLHGKGKFDAANLQTIDVSTAPAAELRSEDTPSSEPPAEPVVAKPAARAKPEPVAVTPVAADDAERPTNKATAMDPGLDKAKAAPQADTTVRVDTQILDDIMNMVGELVLVRNRFQTLKANAEAGEQLSKAISNLDVVTADLQLAVMKTRMQPIKKVFGRFPRVVRDLARSLRKEIRLELVGEETDLDKNLVEALADPLVHLVRNAVDHGIESPDEREAKGKPREGVVILKASQEGDHIQLSIKDDGKGMNPDLLRAKVVEKGLMDEESAARLDDKECYNLIFLPGFSTKNEISDVSGRGVGMDVVKTRIAQMNGVVEIDSVEGKGSTIIIKVPLTLAIMPTLMVKLRGQAFALPLASVLEILDLDLSKTNKVDGQLVVMVRNKALPLFYLSEWLVKDYYASSEVQATSHVVVVNAGGRHIGFVVDQLIGQEEVVIKALGAKLHGLEGLAGATITGDGKIALILDVPGLMKKYAV; the protein is encoded by the coding sequence ATGGCGATCGATCTGGACGATGAAATTTTGCAGGATTTTCTGGTTGAGGCCGGAGAAATTCTGGATTTACTGGGCGAGCAGCTGGTTGAGCTGGAACAGTCGCCCGACGATCTGGATTTACTGAATGCGATTTTTCGAGGCTTTCATACGATTAAAGGCGGTGCGGGATTTCTGGCGATTAGCGAATTGGTGGATGTTTGCCACAATGCCGAAGATGTATTTAACGTATTGCGGCAGGGCGATCGCCAAGTTACGCCGGATTTGATGGACGTGATCCTGCAAGTGGTTGATATCGTCAACGAAATGTTCGGCCAGGTCCGATCCGGCAATGCGCCCAGACCCGCCGACAAAGGCCTGTTGACCCGTTTGAAGGCTTACGCCGAGCCTGCCGGACCGGGGGAGATGGCGGCAGCCGAAGCGGTAGCCGTTGAAACGCCCGTGGAGCCGGTGCCGCCGATTGTCGCGCAAAGCTCTGCGATGCAGGATTTCGACGCCATGCTTGATCCTGAGGAGTTGTTGGCCGGCGATGAATCGGCAGCCGATTCCGACGAGATTACCGAGCAAGAGTTTGAAAATTTATTGGATGCGTTGCACGGAAAAGGCGGCTCGCCGACGGCAAAAACTCAACCCGTCGCCGTATCCGCTCCGGCAGCTGCCGATGACGAAATAACCGAGCAAGAATTCGAAAATTTGCTCGACGAATTGCATGGAAAAGGCAAGTTTTCGGGTGGCGTCGAAACTGCGACAGAGCCGCAGCCAAGTACTCCGGCGGCCGACTCCGGCGACATCACTGAACACGAGTTCGATCAGATCCTTGATCAATTGCACGGCAAAGGTAAATTCGATGCCGCGAATCTGCAAACTATCGATGTATCCACAGCTCCCGCCGCTGAGCTGCGCAGCGAGGATACGCCGAGCTCAGAGCCGCCTGCTGAGCCGGTTGTTGCCAAGCCAGCCGCTCGTGCCAAACCAGAGCCGGTTGCGGTTACTCCGGTAGCTGCCGACGATGCCGAACGTCCGACTAACAAGGCTACAGCGATGGACCCTGGCCTGGATAAAGCCAAGGCCGCACCGCAAGCCGATACTACCGTGAGGGTCGACACCCAGATCCTGGACGACATCATGAATATGGTGGGGGAATTGGTGTTGGTGCGTAATCGGTTCCAGACCTTAAAGGCCAACGCCGAGGCCGGCGAACAGTTGTCCAAGGCGATATCCAATTTGGACGTGGTGACCGCCGATTTGCAATTGGCGGTGATGAAAACCCGCATGCAGCCGATCAAAAAAGTGTTCGGCCGTTTCCCGCGCGTCGTGCGCGACTTGGCGCGCAGCCTAAGAAAGGAAATTCGCTTGGAGCTGGTCGGGGAAGAAACCGATCTTGATAAAAATCTGGTCGAAGCTTTGGCCGATCCGTTGGTGCATCTGGTCAGAAACGCCGTCGATCACGGTATCGAGTCGCCGGATGAGCGGGAGGCCAAAGGCAAGCCGCGCGAGGGCGTTGTGATCCTGAAAGCCTCGCAAGAAGGCGATCACATCCAATTATCGATCAAGGACGACGGTAAAGGCATGAACCCGGATTTATTGCGGGCTAAAGTCGTAGAAAAAGGTCTGATGGATGAAGAATCTGCCGCGCGACTGGACGATAAGGAATGTTACAACCTGATTTTTCTGCCCGGATTTTCCACCAAGAACGAAATTTCCGACGTTTCCGGCCGCGGTGTCGGTATGGATGTCGTAAAAACCCGGATCGCGCAAATGAACGGTGTGGTCGAAATCGATTCGGTCGAAGGCAAGGGCAGCACGATCATTATCAAAGTACCGTTGACATTGGCGATCATGCCGACGCTGATGGTGAAGTTGCGCGGTCAGGCGTTTGCTTTGCCGCTGGCCAGCGTGTTGGAAATTCTGGATTTGGATCTGAGTAAAACTAACAAGGTGGACGGCCAGTTGGTGGTTATGGTCAGGAACAAGGCCTTGCCTTTGTTCTATCTCAGCGAATGGTTGGTTAAGGATTATTACGCCAGCAGCGAAGTCCAAGCCACTAGCCACGTCGTCGTGGTCAATGCCGGCGGCCGTCATATCGGATTTGTGGTGGATCAGTTAATCGGCCAGGAAGAGGTGGTAATCAAAGCGTTAGGCGCCAAATTACACGGCCTGGAAGGGCTGGCGGGAGCGACTATTACCGGCGACGGTAAAATCGCGCTGATTTTGGACGTGCCGGGCTTGATGAAAAAGTACGCGGTTTGA
- a CDS encoding protein phosphatase CheZ, which produces MNNELLQLARELVSALEKGDEATADQILDQVAGVRETQLFQEVGRLTRQLHDTMVSFSVDSKITEMTEHDIPDAKERLQYVIAMTEQAANQTLTAVEELLPVSDELSNRVNQLAGQWNRFLDREMPFDEFKAMSADLSQYFNRSRLELDKIQAGLNDILMAQGFQDITGQIIRRVIDLVQDLENSMVNLIKISSRKVGPSSQKSAHENELPGPVVPGVDDREGDVATSQVDVDDLLSSLGF; this is translated from the coding sequence ATGAATAATGAGCTATTGCAATTGGCCCGGGAACTGGTTTCAGCCTTGGAAAAAGGTGACGAAGCGACTGCCGACCAGATTCTGGATCAGGTTGCCGGCGTCAGAGAGACGCAGTTGTTCCAGGAAGTCGGGCGCTTGACTCGGCAATTGCACGACACCATGGTGAGTTTCTCGGTCGATTCGAAGATTACCGAAATGACCGAGCACGACATACCGGATGCCAAGGAGCGCTTGCAGTATGTCATTGCGATGACCGAACAGGCCGCTAACCAAACCTTGACGGCGGTGGAAGAACTGTTGCCGGTTTCGGACGAATTAAGCAATCGGGTCAATCAACTGGCGGGACAATGGAACCGTTTTCTCGATCGGGAAATGCCGTTCGACGAATTCAAGGCCATGAGCGCCGATTTGAGCCAGTATTTCAATCGGTCGCGGCTGGAACTGGACAAAATTCAGGCGGGCTTGAACGACATCTTGATGGCTCAAGGGTTCCAGGACATCACCGGCCAAATCATTCGTCGTGTTATCGATTTGGTGCAGGATCTGGAAAACAGCATGGTCAATCTGATCAAAATTTCCAGCCGTAAAGTCGGGCCAAGTTCGCAGAAGTCGGCCCACGAGAACGAATTGCCGGGGCCGGTGGTGCCTGGTGTGGATGATAGAGAAGGCGATGTTGCGACGAGCCAGGTCGATGTCGATGACTTATTGTCTAGTCTAGGTTTTTGA
- the cheY gene encoding chemotaxis response regulator CheY: protein MDKNMRILIVDDFSTMRRIVKNLLKDLGFTNTVEADDGKSALPILEKGGIDFLITDWNMPGMTGIDLLKAVRSTPSLANLPVLMVTAEAKREQIIMAAQAGVNGYVIKPFTAATLKEKIEKIFERIDG from the coding sequence TTGGATAAAAATATGCGCATTCTGATTGTCGACGATTTTTCGACAATGCGGAGAATAGTAAAAAACTTGTTAAAAGATCTCGGTTTTACCAACACGGTAGAAGCGGACGACGGTAAATCCGCACTGCCAATTTTGGAAAAAGGCGGGATCGATTTCCTGATTACTGACTGGAATATGCCCGGTATGACCGGCATAGACCTGCTTAAGGCGGTCAGATCGACGCCGAGTCTGGCCAATCTCCCTGTTCTGATGGTGACCGCCGAAGCCAAACGCGAGCAGATCATCATGGCTGCGCAAGCTGGCGTAAACGGGTATGTGATCAAACCGTTTACGGCTGCGACGTTGAAAGAAAAAATCGAAAAGATTTTCGAACGTATCGACGGCTAA
- a CDS encoding RNA polymerase sigma factor FliA gives MSGAAMYAAVQSANIDALVAQHTPLVKRIAYHLMGRLPDTVQLDDLIQSGMLGLLEALKHYDAGQGASFETYAGIRIRGAMLDELRRSDWTPRSVHKKARMVAEAIRELENTLGRDAKDAEVAKHMGIDLGEYHQILQDAVSCKTFSVEELIQGEDSIIDDVQGHHQPDELLLQQSFRKALAKAIAELPERERLVISLYYDEELNLREIGKVLDVSESRVSQICSQAMLRLRARLADWIERKDNENPC, from the coding sequence ATGAGTGGAGCGGCAATGTATGCGGCCGTACAGTCCGCAAATATTGACGCTTTGGTGGCGCAGCATACGCCATTGGTAAAACGGATTGCCTACCACTTGATGGGCCGCTTGCCGGATACGGTACAGCTCGACGATTTGATCCAGTCCGGCATGCTGGGGTTGCTGGAGGCGCTGAAACATTACGACGCCGGCCAGGGTGCCAGTTTCGAGACCTATGCCGGCATTCGGATTCGCGGTGCGATGCTGGACGAATTGCGCCGTTCGGACTGGACCCCGCGTTCCGTACATAAAAAGGCGCGCATGGTGGCGGAAGCTATACGCGAGCTTGAGAATACCTTGGGACGCGACGCCAAGGATGCCGAAGTCGCCAAGCATATGGGGATCGATCTGGGCGAATACCACCAGATTTTGCAGGACGCAGTGTCTTGTAAGACCTTTAGCGTCGAAGAATTGATCCAGGGCGAAGACAGTATCATCGACGATGTTCAGGGCCATCACCAGCCGGATGAACTATTGTTACAGCAGAGTTTTCGCAAGGCCTTGGCCAAAGCGATAGCGGAATTGCCGGAGCGGGAACGTCTGGTGATCTCGCTTTATTACGATGAAGAGCTAAATTTACGTGAGATCGGCAAGGTTCTCGATGTCAGCGAGTCGAGAGTCAGCCAAATCTGCAGCCAAGCCATGTTGCGCTTGCGTGCTAGGCTTGCGGATTGGATAGAACGGAAAGATAATGAAAATCCCTGCTAA
- a CDS encoding MinD/ParA family protein — protein sequence MRHMKPVRVIAVTSGKGGVGKTNLSVNIGVALAKIGRRVAILDADMGLANVDILLGLFPEFNLSHVLNGEKSLQDIMMTGPAGLKIIPASSGIQRMSDLSSVEQAGVIRAFSEIDRELDVLIVDTAAGISASVVNFARACQEIIVVVCDEPTSLADAYAYIKLLNRDYGLNSFHIITNMVQSAEHGQALFNKLSKVTDRYLDVALQFVGAVPQDEYLKKSVQKQVPVVEAFPQSKAALAIKNLARKIDHWPIKPKAGGYLEFFVERMIQYSAKEDVA from the coding sequence ATGAGACATATGAAACCGGTACGAGTGATCGCCGTGACTAGCGGCAAGGGCGGGGTAGGCAAAACCAACCTTTCCGTGAATATTGGCGTGGCGCTGGCCAAGATCGGCCGGCGGGTCGCCATACTCGATGCCGATATGGGATTGGCCAACGTCGACATTCTATTGGGCCTGTTTCCGGAATTTAACTTGTCGCACGTACTGAACGGCGAGAAAAGCTTGCAAGACATCATGATGACCGGTCCTGCCGGGCTGAAAATTATTCCGGCGTCTTCCGGGATACAACGTATGTCGGATCTGTCCAGTGTCGAGCAGGCCGGTGTAATTCGCGCGTTCAGCGAGATCGATAGAGAACTGGACGTGCTGATTGTCGATACCGCGGCCGGCATTTCGGCCAGCGTGGTCAATTTCGCCCGCGCCTGCCAGGAAATTATCGTCGTGGTTTGCGACGAACCGACTTCGCTGGCCGACGCCTATGCTTATATCAAATTGCTGAACCGAGACTACGGTTTAAACAGCTTTCACATTATTACCAACATGGTGCAGTCGGCAGAGCACGGCCAGGCGTTGTTCAATAAATTGAGCAAGGTGACCGACCGCTACCTGGACGTCGCTTTGCAATTTGTCGGCGCGGTGCCGCAAGACGAATACTTGAAAAAATCGGTGCAAAAACAGGTGCCGGTGGTGGAAGCATTTCCGCAAAGCAAAGCGGCACTGGCAATCAAAAATTTGGCGAGAAAGATCGACCATTGGCCGATCAAACCGAAAGCCGGCGGCTACTTGGAGTTTTTTGTCGAACGCATGATCCAGTACAGCGCAAAAGAGGACGTTGCATGA